The [Clostridium] celerecrescens 18A genomic sequence TACCACTACGATTTAATTTCAAATTAAAAGAGAGGATTCCTATGAAATTCACAAAAGCCTCCCCTTTAAAGGGCGAAATAACCATACCAGGTGACAAGTCCATCTCTCACCGCAGCGTGATGTTTGGTTCTATTGCAAAAGGAACCACGGAAATCAGCCACTTTCTCCAGGGGGCCGACTGCCTTTCCACCATCTCCTGCTTTAAGAAAATGGGAATTCAGATTGAAAACAACCAGGACACTGTCATTGTCCATGGCAATGGACTCCGGGGCTTAAAAAAACCGGAAACAATCTTAGACTGCGGAAACAGCGGAACCACCACACGCCTGATCTCCGGTCTTCTGGCTGCTCAGGATTTTGATATAACCTTAACCGGTGACGAATCCATTCAAAAACGACCTATGAAGCGCATTATGGACCCGTTATCCTTAATGGGGGCTGATATAAAGAGCGTAAAGGAAAATGGCTGTGCTCCTCTTTCCATAGGAGGTAAAAAGCTTCACGGCATCCATTATACAAGCCCGGTAGCTTCCGCCCAGATAAAATCCTGCATCCTATTAGCCGGACTGTATGCAGAGGGCGAAACAAAGGTGACGGAACCTTATGTATCCAGAAACCATTCGGAAATCATGCTGAAATATTTTGGGGCCAATGTTAAGACAGAAGGAACCACCGCCTGCATCGCTCCCGCTGAAGAACTCTACGGGAATAAGATCGTTGTTTCGGGGGATATCTCTTCTGCTGCTTACTTTATTGCGGCAGGCCTGATGATTCCGGGATCAGAAATACTAATTAAGCATGTCGGAATTAACCCTACCCGGGATGGGATCATTCACGTTTGCCGGGATATGGGTGCTGATATCACTCTGTTGAAGGTGAATACGGATTCCGGGGAACCTACTGCGGATATTCTGGTAAAATCCGGCTCTCTGCAAGGTATTACTATCGGCGGTGCTATTATCCCTACCCTCATCGATGAGCTTCCCATGATCGCTGCCATGGCCTGCTTCGCAGAGGGCGAAACCATTATAAAGGATGCAGCGGAATTAAAAGTAAAGGAATCCAACCGCATTGAGGTTATGGTGAGGAATTTATCTGCCATGGGAGCCGATGTAGAGGAAACAGAGGATGGCATGATCATCAGAGGCGGAAAGCCTCTTCACGGTGCTGTCATAGACAGCAAGCTGGATCACCGGATCGCCATGACCTTTGCAGTTGCAGGGCTTTGTGCAGAAGGAGAAACAGAAATCTTAGGCGCAGAATGCGTGAATATCTCTTATCCTGGCTTTTATCAGGATCTGGAGAGATTGATGAAATAAAATAGATCAGTACATTTATGTCTGATTACAAAAATGCCGGGAGAACTTAAGTTCAACCCGGTATTTTTATTGATTCTATAAAACTTCGATTTGGCACATCTTCATAGCCTCTAACGAATTTTCATGGCTTTTTACAGTCACACCCGCACAGCAGGAGGAGTCCACCAGCACCGGAGTCTCAGGAAGAAAAGCTTTGACCAACAGGGCATTGGAAATCACACAGATGTCCGTACATAAACCCACCAGTTCAATGGATTCATATTCTCTTTCTGTCACATATTCTCCAATCACTGAGCTTCCAAACGTGTTTTTTTCAAAACGTATCCCCTGAAATTCCTTTAAGGAATTATCAAGCTCCCATCCGGCTGTTCCCCTGACACAGTGAACGACCGGTAGTTTTTTCCCCTCCTGAGAATTAAGATAATTCTCCTCATGGGTATCCAGGGTGAAGATCACTTCATCTCCTGCTGCCTGATATTCCTCTATTTTTCTTTTTACCTTAGGAACGATAGACACCGCCTCGGGCGTTCCCAGGGAGCCGTCGATAAAATCCTTTTGCATATCTACTACGATTAACAACTTTTTCATGGACAAACCTCCGATAATAAATAGTGTTTATAGTTTAACACATTTGCACTCATAAGCATATTTTTTTCTTCACATTTTTGCTGGAATTATTTTTACTTTAATGCCATGTTCATTTTCTTGTTATAATATTACGTTCTCTCCGATCGCACTTACGAAAAGTAGAATTTCCGCAGTAATCAAAAAAATAAATGGATGGATAGCAATTAATATAGTATAATTTTCCGATAACAATGAAAGGTGATATAAAGGTAATTTATATTAGCTTTCATCAGAAAGTAAGGTGATGAATATGCACAGCAAGGTTGAAGCCATGTTTAATGATTGGGATGAAGCTCTAATATGGTCATGTTTGCAAGGTCATATGGGAAACATTGTCTTAGATAATGAAAAAAATCCCGCGTCTGCAATGATTGAAATCGGTGACTTCTGCTTTTTCGCAGGCCAGTCAAATACCGCCCTTTTTCATGATTTAGAAGGAGAAAAGCTGCTCATACCGAAAGATAACGCTTGGGAAGCACTGATCGAGAATTTTTTTGATGGTCGTGTAAGTAAAATATTTCGCTATGCAATTAAAAAGGAACCAGATGTTTTTGATAAAGCAAGACTGGCTTCTTTCATTAATGGTCTCGATGACTGTTATGAGCTTCGGATGATAGACAAAGAAGTATATGAATTAGCTGGACAGGAAGCATGGTCCGTGGATTTATGTTCTCAGTTTAAAGATTATGCTGACTATCAGCGCCGGGCATTCGGGGTATCAATATTACACAATGGTAAATTGGTGGCAGGTGCTTCCCCTTATGCTGTTTATAATAATGGTATTGAAATTGAGATAGATACAAAACCCGATTATAGAGGCAAGGGACTAGCGACAGTATGCGGAGCAAAATTGATCCTTGAAAGCCTGGAACGAAATGTTTATCCAAGTTGGGATGCTCATGACTTACGTTCTGTAGCTTTAGCAGAAAAACTCGGTTATCACCTTTCCCATCCATATGTGACATATGAACTGATAGGCAGGTAGGCAGACAGGCAATTTCTGACTTTTTCTAATTAACAGTTGACAAATCCATACAGACGTATTAATATACTGTTTAAATGAAATAAAAATAAACCGTTGAAAAAGAAGAGTAAGCTTTCCAGGCAATATTTCAGAGAGCCGCCGTTGGTGCGAGTGCGGTATAAAGCTGATAGCTGAATGGACTTTTGAGGGCGGCCCCGAACCATTGTTCCAGTAGGGGCTGACGGAGACCACAACCGTTATTTCCCGTGGCATATATGTTAGTATATGAAAAGTGGACTTTTTTAAAGTCAATTTGAGTGGCACCGCGGATTGTATGATTCGTCTCAAGTACGTTTTTTTGCGTACTTGGGACTTTTTTTATTTTCAGGATATCCGTTCCCTCTTCTTTTCAACGGAAACCATCTTAAGGAGGAAATATTATGAAAAAATCGATCAAACCCCTGTTACTTGCTGCTATGGCAGCTGCCGCACTCTCCGGCTGTTCTTCCAAGTCAGCTCCGGAAGAACCTGCTGATAATAATTCTACAACCCAGGCATCTTCTGGTACTGAGGCTGGAAATGCTGCAGACGGCACATCCTATACCATTGGTGTCGGACAGTTTGCAGAGCACGGTTCCCTTGATAACTGCCGGGAAGGCTTTTTACAGGGCCTTGCAGAAGAAGGGATCGAGGAAGGGAAAAACTTAACCGTCATGTATGAAAATGCACAGGCAGACGGAGGAACCGCAAGCCAGATCGTTAATAACTTCCTTTCAAAAAAAGTGGATTTGATCTGCGGCATCGCTACCCCAATGGCTCAGGCTGCCTATAGCGGAGCAAAAAAGGCCAGCGTTCCCGTCATTTTCACGGCAGTTACAGATCCGGTTGCCGCGGCTCTGGCTAATGAGGATGGAACTCCGGTTGGGGAAATCACCGGAACCAGTGATAAGCTTCCCGTGGAAAAACAGCTGGAAATGATCCGCAAGATTCTTCCCGATGCTAAGACCATCGGCATCCTTTACAGCACCAGTGAGGTGAACTCAGAAACAGCAATCAAGGAATATAAAGCCGCAGCCGCTTCCTATGGCTTTGAAATCGTAGAAGGCCCGGTATCCGCAACTGCTGATATCCCCCTGGCAACTGACAGCATTCTGGAAAAGGTTGACTGCTTAAACAACTTAACGGATAACACCGTAGTAAGCTCTCTTCCTCTGATCCTGGATAAGGCCGGAAAGAAGAACATACCCGTATTCGGCAGTGAAGTAGAACAGGTAAAAATCGGCTGTCTGGCTTCCATTGGTCTTGATTATGTGGACTTAGGCAAGCAGACCGGTATAATGGCCGCAAAGGTATTAAAGGGCGAAGCAAAAGCAAGCGAAATAAATTTTGAAGTGATCAAGGAAGCCGCATTCTACGGAAATTCAAAGGTTGCCGAAAACCTGGGGATTACCCTTCCGTCAGAGCTCACCGGTTCTGCTGCTGAAATTTTTACAGAAATTGCCCACTAGTGCTAAATACAAGGAATATAATTGGAGGAAGTTAAACCATGTCAATCATACTTGGCGTTTTGGAAGAAGGCCTGGTCTATGCCATTATGGCACTGGGCGTTTACATCACTTATAAGATTCTGGATTTTCCCGATCTTTCTGTCGATGGAACCTTCCCTTTGGGAGGCGCAATTACCGTTACCATGATCCTGGCCGGAATAAATCCGGCGGCAACGCTATTGATTGCCTTTGCCGTCGGTGCCCTGGCCGGATGCATCACCGGCTTCATCCATGTTAAATTAAAGGTACGGGATCTTCTGTCAGGTATCATTGTCATGACTGCCCTCTATTCTGTGAACCTAAGGGTAGCCGGAAAGTCCAATGTCCCATTTTTTAATAATGATTCCATCTTTGAAAACAGTTTTGTAAACCGCCTGTTTCCCGGGAAGCTTGCAGATATCAGCGTTGTGATTATATTAGTAGTCATCGTGGTGATCGTTAAGCTTTTGCTTGACCAATATCTGAAGACCCGCTCCGGCTATTTGCTAAGAGCTGTGGGTGACAATGAAACTCTTGTTACCTCTCTTGCCAAGGACAAAGGCATGGTTAAGATCATCGGTCTTGCCATCGCAAACGGCCTGGCTGCTCTGGCCGGTTCCGTATACTGCCAGCAAAAAGGGTTTTTTGAAATCAGTATGGGAACAGGTACCATTGTAATTGGTCTTGCCAATGTAATCATTGGAACAAAGCTGTTTAAACGGGTTGGGTTTGTGAAATCCACCACCGCGGTCATTATCGGCTCTATCATTTACAAAGCCTGCGTGTCTTTTGCTATTTATCTTGGAATGGAAGCATCGGATTTAAAACTGATCACATCAGTGTTGTTCCTGGCTATTCTGGTACTCAGCAACGGCAGGGAAAAGAAGGTGAAACATCATGCTTGAACTTCAAAACATCAATAAATATTACAACCAGGGAACGGTCAATGAGATATGCCTGTTCCAGAACTTTAATCTTACCATCAAAGACCAGCAGTTCGTATCTGTGGTAGGAAGCAACGGCTCCGGCAAGACTTCCCTGTTAAACATCATCTGCGGAAGCATTCCTTTGGACAGCGGTTCCATCCTGGTAGGCGGCGCCGACATCACAAACATGCCGGAATTTAAGCGCCAGCGTCGAATCGGAAGAGTTTACCAGAATCCGGCTATGGGCACATGTCCCAATATGACCATCCTGGAAAATATGGCTCTGGCTGATACTAAGGGAAAGCCCTTTAATCTTCTTCCCGGCACCAACAAGCAGCGGATATCCTATTACAGGGAACAGCTACGTTTCCTGGGCCTCGGCTTAGAGGATAAGCTGCATGTAAAGGTGGGCGTACTTTCCGGCGGTCAGAGGCAGGCTATGGCTCTTCTCATGTCCACCATGACTCCCATTGAATTCCTGATCTTAGATGAGCACACCGCTGCCCTGGATCCAAAAACTGCCGAGAACATCATGGAGCTGACAGATCGGATTGTGAAGGAAAAGCATTTGACCACCATTATGGTCACTCATAACCTTCGGTATGCCGTAGAATACGGTAACCGCCTGCTGATGATGCATCAGGGAAATGCCATCGTTGATAAAGAGGGGAACGAAAAGTCCAATATGGATGTGGAACACATTTTAGAGAAATTCAATGAGATCAGCATTGAATGCGGAAATTAGATCATTATTATTATTCAATAAAAGAAGATCCGGCAAGTTACCTTGCCGGATCTTCTTTTATATTGCCCTTTTTTACTTTTCGCGCAACCATACAATCATTTCACCCTTGCCCCGGTTATTCCAGCAGCAATAAGGAATCGCCTTAAACGTATCATTTATATAAGAAGGTTTTTCTTCTTCATAGAGGGAATCACCCACCCTGGAATAATCTATGCGCATACCTTCCAGTCCGGCACACAAGGTTCCGCCAAGCAATGATTCGTCAAACTCTTCCTTAGGCGGCACCGAACTGTCTATGATGTCTGATGCCAGATACTTGCCGTTATCCGTTTCCTCCAGGCAATACACCATAGGCCCTTTCATCAGGCAGACCTTCCCGATGTTGTCACGTACCCTGGGATTGCATCTTACAAAACGGAAAGATACATCAAAAACCAATGTGACCTTATCTCCTGCCTTCCAGTTACGGGTCAGGTATAAGTATCCTTTTTCCAGGCAAACGGCTTCCTTAACACCATTGACACTTAGTTCCGCCTTGCCGGAATAGGACGGTTTCCGGATCCCTACGGTAAACTCCTGTCCGTCTGTTTCCGGAGTGATTTCCAGTGTTACATCACCTTTTACCGGATAATCAGAACTGAGCAGAAGCTCCACATGGCCGGAGCAAAGGCCGGTTTCAATCCTGCTGCTTATAAATAAGTTCACGTATATCGTATTCTGCTCTGAAGCATACATATAATTGCCCAGGGATGCAAGGGTCCTTGCAATATTAGGCGGACAGCAGGATACGCCAAACCAAAGCTGCCTTGTGGTCTTCACATGGCGGTAAGTCGGATTCTTCTCAGCAATCTCCGGAACCACCTCTAAAGGATTGACATAAAAGAAATGCTTCCCATCAAGGGCGATTCCCGCCAAAAGGGTGTTGTATAATGCCTTTTCTACTATGTCCATATATCTTCCATCCTTTGTGATCCGAAACAGCCGGTTGGAAAACATGGCAAGCCCCACAGTGGCGCAGGATTCCGAATAGTTTGAATTGTTCGGCAGATCATAATCCGTGGTAAATCTCTCCCCATAGGATGCAGAACCAATGCTTCCGGTGATGTACATCCGTTTTTCCACAATGTTGTTCCACAGGGTTTCGCACTGTTTCAACAGTTCTTTATCCTGATATTCATAAGCCAAGTCAGCCATGGCGCTGTATAAATAAACTGCCCGCACCGCATGCCCTTCCGCTGTTTCCTGTTCTTTCAATGGCATGTGGGACTGGTTATAATCCAGGTCAAAATCCTTAAATTCCGGAAAGATGAAATTCTGATTCTTGATACAGTCTTCGTTTAAAAAATAACAAGGTCTTTCCCCTCTGGTCCGTACAAAAAAATCAGCCAGTTCCAGATATTTTGTCATTTTTGTTACCCGGTAAAGCTTTACCAGTGCCAGCTCCACTTCCGGGTGCCCCGGATAGCCATGGATTTTCTCCTCTTCCCTGCCAAACACCTTACACATGTAATCGGCAAACTTACATACTACATGAAGAAATTTCTTCTTGCCCGTTGCTTCATAATATGCCACAGCCGCTTCGATCATATGTCCTGCAGTGTAAAGCTCATGACCTTCAAACAGGTCAGACCACCGTCTTTTGCCTGTGATTGTATAATACGTATTCAAATAGCCATCATCACACTGTGCTCTGGCAATTAAATCGATGGCGCTGTCAGCGGCGGCTTCCAGTTCGGGATTCTTCTTTTTAGCGAGGGAATAGGCGGCGGCTTCCAGCCATTTGGCAACATCCGTATCCTGAAATACCACGCCCTTGTGTTCTCCCTTTTCATCGCCGCAGGCAATCCGGAAATTTCTGATACAATAGCTTTTTTCGGCCCCTTCTACCCGATCATTGATCAGCTCCCATTGAAAGGGTAATATAACATGATCCACCAGATCAATATATCTGTTCCAGAATGGATCATCAATTATAATGCTTTTTAATTCCATTGTTGTCAACTTACCAGCTTCCATATCTTTTCCTCACTTAGTTTTTATTCATAAACCGCAGATTCGTTCCGATTCTTTACCGACTCTCCTTCTATCAGGGCGCAGGGCAGGGTGATGTTTACATCTCCCACACTGGTTCCATGAATACTTTCCAGCAAAAGCTCCATGGAACGGTATCCCATTTCCTGAAGAGGTCTTTCCACTGTGGTGATTCTTGGGGTCACATACTGGACAATATCTCCATTATCAAAACCCGTTACTGAAATATCGTCTGGAATTTTAAGTCCGAGTTCTCTCGCAGCATCATAAACACCTACTGCCATATCGTCGTTCATCGCTACGATCGCAGTTGGAAAGTTCTTTTTATTAAGAAGCTTTCCGGCTGCCTCCTTTCCTTCCCGGTACTTCCAGTTTCCGCATACAATGTTCTCAGGCTTTAATTCTATCCCTGCCTCGTCCAAGGCTCTCTGAAAGCCCTTAAACCGAAGGGCAGCAGGCTCTGATCCCTTTAGCCCGTTGATCACGCCAAACTCCTTGTGTCCATTACTTATTAACATCTGGGTCATCTGGTAAACCGTTTTTTCGTTGCTATAGCGGACCGAGGATCCTTCCCCATCCGTATAACAGTAACAATAAACCACCGGTTTTTTTATATCATGAAGCACATGGCTTATTTTGCGGTCATGCATCCCCACATAAATAATGCCATCCACCTGCATTCCAATCAGAACATCAACCGCCTTGTCGATGTCCTTCTGAAAATTTGAAATATGTTCAAACTGAGATTCTATTTTGCTAAGAAGCCTTAAATTGTTTAAGATGGTATTATATCCTCTTGCTTCTGCAATTTCATTGATCCCGTCAATGATATGGGCCGTATGCCAGACAGTAATGTCTTCAACAATCACTCCAATCAGGAACGATTCATTTGTCCGAAGACTTTTCGCCAGGATATTGGACCGGTATCCTGTTTCTTTTATGATCTTTTCTACCCTTTTTCTTGTCTCTTCACTTACCTGAGCCGTATTATTGAGCACATATGATACCGTTGCTACGGATACACCGGCCATTGAAGCAATTTCTTTTAATGTCATGGTAATACTCCCTCTTTCCTCTTTTTCCGTTCCTTTATCCATCACTTCATGGCAGCCCATTCCCCTATCCTTTTAAACCGGAAGTTTTGATCCCTTCAACCAGGAATCTGGAACCAAACAGGTAAAGAAGCATTGGGGGCAGAATCATAAGAGATGATGCTGCCATAATTGACGGCCAGTTAATAACAAATGCATTACCAGAAGTATACATAAATGTAGTCATTAATGCAATGGTCAGCGTTCTCCACTTGTCGCTGTTAATATAGAACACCGGCTGGGTCAGCTCATTCCACCAGAATACACTGGAAAGCACACCGATTGTGGTAAAGGTGGATTTTGACAGAGGCACCAGCACTTTAAAAAACACACCCAGCTTGCTGCATCCGTCTATGGTTGCTGCTTCATCCAGTTCCTTTGGGATAGACCGGAAAAACTGCCGGAAAAGAAATACATTATAGGGATAAGCAAAAAATGACGGTACGATCATGGGGAGAAGGGAATCAAGCCAGCCGATCTTCCCAAACATAATGTACTGGGGAATAATCAGGGCAATCCCCGGAATCATCATCGTTCCCACAATCAATGAAAATATTAAGTTCTTCCCAGGAAACTCCATTCTTGCAAGAGGATAGGCTACAAAGGAAGAGGATATTAATGTCCCTAACGTTGTTCCTGCCATTAATAGAACGGTATTTCTTACATATAAATAATAGTTGGAATGAAAGAAGATATAGTTAAAGTTCTCCAGGGTCACATTCTTAGGGATGATATCAGAAGAGGTGGTGAACTCTGTTAAATTTTTAAATCCTCCCGAAAACACCCATATGATCGGAGAGAACATGATAACAGCAACAAGAATCTTAAGAATAAAAATCAGAATCCTGCCTGCCTTTTTCTTTGCCTTTACTGAATTCATGGCCTCTCCTCCTTAATTTTCGTAATAGACAAGTTTTTTTGATACTGCAAATATGCCGATCCCAAAACCGCAGGCGATCAGAAAAAGAACCACCGACAGCGCACAGGCATATCCGACTTTCATATTGCTGAAAGCTTCCTTATAAATCAAAAGGCTTAAAACCTGGGTCATCCCGTCAGGATCCCCGCTTTCCCCTGTCAATGGATACAGCAGTGCAAAGGAACCGTTAAGCGCGCTGATGCAGCCCATAACCGCATTAAACAGCACAATGGGGGATATCATGGGAAGCGTTACGCCGAAAAACTTCCGGAACGGGCTTGCACCGTCAATGTCACACGCTTCATAAAGTTCTCCGGGAACATCATTTAAGCCTGAGCGGAAGATCAGCATCATCTGTCCGGTGTTGTATGTAAACAGGGTAATAAAAAATACAGCAAGATATATGGTGTGTTTGTCATACAGCCAGTTCACCATGACATTTTTTGCAGTCATCTGTGAAATTAAGGCATTTAAAAGACCTGCCTCTTTTCCGAAAATCGTGCGGAATGTATACGCCAGTGCAACCGTCGGTATAACGGACGGAAGAAAATAACAGAACTGGAATATGCCGTTTAATTTCTGTTTATAATTCAACAGCATAGCAAGAATCACTGCCCAGATCGTAGTAACCACCATCATAACAACCGTAAAAAACAAGGTTACTTTTATGGAGTTCCAAAAGGTAGGGCTTTGAACCATATTCACGTAATTTGCCAATCCTACAAAATTTGAAATGCCGTTTAATTTCCGGTTTGTCAAACTCACTGCAAACATAAAAACAATGGGAAATAAGGTAAAACATATAAATCCTATAAACCATGGGGCACAAAAAGCATATGCAGTCAGATGATTCATAAGCTTCTTTTTATTTATCGGCTTCCTTTTCTCATTTTTCATAGCATTCACGATCCTTTCGCTTAAAGGCACAAATGACCTCTCCTTGCGGCCGCTTTTCTTCCGTTTTCCGTCTGTTCTGCGGCCGCTCCTGTACCTGGCTCAATTATTTCATCTGGCCTTATGAAAGCTTAATAGCCAATCGTCTCCTTTGCATAGTTGGAAGCATTCTTAACCGCATCTTCCGGAGTTTTCTGTCCTAATACCGCTGAGTTAAATTCACTGACCGCATTGTTGGTTACACCGGAGGGTAAGCATGTATATCCAAATACGCCGGCCTTTAAGGAGTCTGTTATGGCATCCCAGTTTTCTATTGTAGTTACGCTTTCCACCTTCCAGGCTCCTTTTTCTGCTATGGATTTGATTGCAGAAGGATTGCCGCTTGCCTTAGAGTTAATGGCCTGCCCTTCCTCGCCCATCAGGTATTCAATTACCTTAAACGCAGATTCCTGATTCTTACTCTTTGCATTAATGCTGTAAAAACCGGTATGTAACGTGTTATATTTCAGTTTGTCGGTAGGAATTGAGGCTATATCCCAGTTAAAGGCAAGCCCACCGCCATAAGTTCCTATATTCCAGCTTCCCTGCCAGCTCATAGCCGCTTTTCCAGCCGCAAAAAGATCTGCAGTATCGGAAGAAGGTTCCGGCATGGTACCGTTTTTGACCATTTGTGCCACATCAGAGACAAAAGAAACCGCACCGTCGCCGATCACCATCTGACCCTTGGCCGGGTCAAAGACCTGATCACCTGCACCGCCGATCCCTGCCCACCAGGTCTGGGTGTTGGGAAGTGCGCTTCCATATACCTCAGTCGTACCGTCGGCTGCCTTTTGGGTAAGTTTCTCTGCCGCTGCCTTATAGTCTGCATAAGACCAGTCATTCGTCGGGTAGACAATACCTGCTGCATCAAACATATCCTGGTTGTAATACAGAATTTCCGTAGCCGCACACCACGGCAAACCATAGGTACCGCCCAGGCCCTCAGACAGCTTTGCTACCGCATCAATAAAATCATCTGTTTTAATTGTTGATTTGGCCAGATAATCATCAAGCGGAATAATTCCTCCTACCTGGGCAAAGTTAGCGATGTCATTTTCCCAGATCACATAGATGTCAACGGAATCATTCCCGGTTGAAACCATCTGGTTCAATTTAGAGGAATAATCGCTTTCCGGGATCACTGTCACTTCCACTTCAATACCTGTTGCCTTTTCAGCCTGTAAATACATATTAAGAGCTTCGTCCTTACTCGGCTCATTCCAGACCGCAATGGTTACTTTCTTTCCTGCTTCGGCTGAATCTGTCTTACTGCTTTCCCCTGCCTTGGACTCAGTACTTCCGGCCACAGTCCCTTCCGGCTTTTCTGTTCCGCTGGCGCCGCAGCCGGCTAGTGAACCACATACAACAGCTGTTGACAGAAGCAATGCCAGTAATTTCTTTCTTCCCATAATAAACCCTCCAATAAATTATTTTATTTATTTAAACGATTAAATAACTTTTTTAAATTTTGGCCGATTGATATTGATATCCATCAGCCATATACGATCTATTTAATCGTTTAAATTAAATTCGCAAAAAAATATACATCATATTGTATAGTTTTAATATATAACCTTTTTATTTATTTGTCAATATTTTAATTTACTTTTATATATTTCCTCTTATATTAGTAATTTTATATATTTAAAGGTTTAAATAAACAAGTCGGATTTATGCCCTGCCGCTTTCATTTGTCGAACGCTGGATTGAATATGAGAATGAGGCAGGATTCCTGGAAATCCTGCCTCATTTGCCGGTATTATATTTACTTTATTTTATCTGCTCATCTCGCTCTGAGGTCCCTTGTCGTTATGGTCTTTTATAACGG encodes the following:
- a CDS encoding LacI family DNA-binding transcriptional regulator codes for the protein MTLKEIASMAGVSVATVSYVLNNTAQVSEETRKRVEKIIKETGYRSNILAKSLRTNESFLIGVIVEDITVWHTAHIIDGINEIAEARGYNTILNNLRLLSKIESQFEHISNFQKDIDKAVDVLIGMQVDGIIYVGMHDRKISHVLHDIKKPVVYCYCYTDGEGSSVRYSNEKTVYQMTQMLISNGHKEFGVINGLKGSEPAALRFKGFQRALDEAGIELKPENIVCGNWKYREGKEAAGKLLNKKNFPTAIVAMNDDMAVGVYDAARELGLKIPDDISVTGFDNGDIVQYVTPRITTVERPLQEMGYRSMELLLESIHGTSVGDVNITLPCALIEGESVKNRNESAVYE
- a CDS encoding carbohydrate ABC transporter permease gives rise to the protein MNSVKAKKKAGRILIFILKILVAVIMFSPIIWVFSGGFKNLTEFTTSSDIIPKNVTLENFNYIFFHSNYYLYVRNTVLLMAGTTLGTLISSSFVAYPLARMEFPGKNLIFSLIVGTMMIPGIALIIPQYIMFGKIGWLDSLLPMIVPSFFAYPYNVFLFRQFFRSIPKELDEAATIDGCSKLGVFFKVLVPLSKSTFTTIGVLSSVFWWNELTQPVFYINSDKWRTLTIALMTTFMYTSGNAFVINWPSIMAASSLMILPPMLLYLFGSRFLVEGIKTSGLKG
- a CDS encoding carbohydrate ABC transporter permease, whose product is MPLSERIVNAMKNEKRKPINKKKLMNHLTAYAFCAPWFIGFICFTLFPIVFMFAVSLTNRKLNGISNFVGLANYVNMVQSPTFWNSIKVTLFFTVVMMVVTTIWAVILAMLLNYKQKLNGIFQFCYFLPSVIPTVALAYTFRTIFGKEAGLLNALISQMTAKNVMVNWLYDKHTIYLAVFFITLFTYNTGQMMLIFRSGLNDVPGELYEACDIDGASPFRKFFGVTLPMISPIVLFNAVMGCISALNGSFALLYPLTGESGDPDGMTQVLSLLIYKEAFSNMKVGYACALSVVLFLIACGFGIGIFAVSKKLVYYEN
- a CDS encoding ABC transporter substrate-binding protein translates to MGRKKLLALLLSTAVVCGSLAGCGASGTEKPEGTVAGSTESKAGESSKTDSAEAGKKVTIAVWNEPSKDEALNMYLQAEKATGIEVEVTVIPESDYSSKLNQMVSTGNDSVDIYVIWENDIANFAQVGGIIPLDDYLAKSTIKTDDFIDAVAKLSEGLGGTYGLPWCAATEILYYNQDMFDAAGIVYPTNDWSYADYKAAAEKLTQKAADGTTEVYGSALPNTQTWWAGIGGAGDQVFDPAKGQMVIGDGAVSFVSDVAQMVKNGTMPEPSSDTADLFAAGKAAMSWQGSWNIGTYGGGLAFNWDIASIPTDKLKYNTLHTGFYSINAKSKNQESAFKVIEYLMGEEGQAINSKASGNPSAIKSIAEKGAWKVESVTTIENWDAITDSLKAGVFGYTCLPSGVTNNAVSEFNSAVLGQKTPEDAVKNASNYAKETIGY